A single genomic interval of Odontesthes bonariensis isolate fOdoBon6 chromosome 3, fOdoBon6.hap1, whole genome shotgun sequence harbors:
- the LOC142377030 gene encoding G2/M phase-specific E3 ubiquitin-protein ligase-like: MQLWDGPDNASSPRMENILNEPFRHTQPGSDQDGGQTKVQELLKSTQDHNKNYYSNYTNVYAPIIVDSDSEPEEHMEHCAEESTDHKTAADIISELYAKTTQTSHSRFNINRGNVWDGAVRGFKRASFDPSNEILVRFTDDEGQAEDGLDNGGPKREFLTLLMNCLRTRRIFDGPEDRKFITLDSKAAKDDEYFLAGKMIATSIVHGGPGPRFLAETFYQFLTGTTTDIDPKLKISLMTP; this comes from the exons ATGCAGTTGTGGGATGGTCCAGATAATGCTAGCAGTCCAAGAATGGAGAACATTCTGAATGA acCTTTCAGACACACACAACCAGGCTCTGATCAA GATGGAGGACAAACCAAAGTCCAGGAACTTCTCAAATCCACCCAGGACCACAACAAAAACTACTATAG CAACTACACAAATGTGTATGCACCTATCATAGTTGACAGTGACTCAGAGCCAGAGGAACATATGGAGCACTGTGCAGAGGAAAG CACAGACCATAAGACTGCTGCAGACATTATTTCAGAGCTCTATGCAAAGACTACACAAACGTCTCACAGCAGGTTCAATATCAATAGAGGCAATGTTTGGGACGGAGCGGTCCGAGGCTTCAAACGTGCTTCATTTGACCCATCCAATGAAATATTAGTGAGGTTCACTGACGATGAGGGACAAGCTGAGGATGGACTTGACAATGGTGGTCCCAAGCGTGAGTTCCTGACCCTTCTTATGAACTGCCTAAGAACACGCAGAATCTTTGATGGACCAGAGGACAGGAAATTTATCACACTTGACAGTAAAG cTGCGAAAGATGATGAATACTTCCTTGCTGGGAAGATGATTGCTACTTCCATCGTTCATGGTGGTCCAGGTCCTCGCTTCTTGGCAGAGACGTTTTACCAGTTCCTCACAGGAACAACCACTGACATTGACCCAAAATTGAAGATATCACTGATGACACCATGA